The proteins below are encoded in one region of Thermococcus peptonophilus:
- a CDS encoding aminotransferase-like domain-containing protein — MQNKLENKLAAQPLDFESFFSQKAMEMKASEVRELLKLVETSDVISLAGGLPAPETFPVDIIKEITMEVLSKHADKALQYGTTKGFTPLRLALARWMEKRYGIPMSKVEVMIVAGSQQALDLIGRVFIDPGDIVVVEAPTYLAALNAFKFYEPEFLSIPLDDDGMKVDVLEEKLKKLKAEGKRIKFVYTVSTFQNPAGVTMSLERRKHLIELAKEYDFLIVEDNPYSELRYSGEPIPPIKHFDDEGRVIYLGTFSKIFAPGFRLGWVSAHPHFIRKMEIAKQAVDLCANPFGQVIAWKYVEDGHLDRHIPRIIEFYRPRRDAMLEALEEYMPEGVRWTKPDGGMFIWVTLPEGIDTKLMMEKAVAKGVAYVPGEAFFAHRDVKNTMRLNFTYVPEDKIREGVKRLAEVIEDEMRRLK; from the coding sequence ATGCAGAACAAACTTGAGAACAAACTTGCGGCCCAACCGCTGGATTTTGAGTCGTTCTTTTCACAGAAAGCTATGGAGATGAAAGCATCCGAGGTTAGAGAGCTCCTCAAGCTCGTCGAAACGAGCGACGTTATAAGCCTCGCCGGGGGTCTCCCCGCTCCTGAGACGTTCCCCGTTGATATTATAAAGGAGATCACTATGGAGGTTCTCTCAAAGCACGCGGACAAGGCTCTTCAGTACGGAACGACCAAGGGCTTCACTCCGCTCCGCCTTGCCCTGGCCAGGTGGATGGAAAAACGCTACGGGATTCCAATGAGCAAGGTCGAGGTAATGATAGTCGCCGGAAGCCAGCAGGCGCTTGACCTGATAGGAAGGGTCTTCATTGATCCTGGAGACATCGTGGTCGTTGAGGCTCCTACGTACTTGGCCGCCCTGAACGCCTTCAAGTTCTATGAGCCGGAGTTCCTTTCAATACCTCTGGACGACGACGGAATGAAAGTTGATGTCCTCGAAGAGAAGCTCAAAAAGCTAAAGGCCGAGGGGAAGAGGATAAAGTTTGTCTATACCGTCTCAACCTTCCAGAACCCCGCCGGAGTTACCATGAGCCTCGAGAGGAGAAAGCACCTCATAGAGCTGGCCAAGGAGTATGACTTCCTTATCGTTGAGGACAACCCGTACAGTGAGCTCCGCTATTCGGGCGAACCGATACCCCCGATAAAGCACTTCGATGACGAGGGCCGTGTTATCTACCTAGGCACGTTCTCAAAGATATTCGCCCCCGGCTTCCGCCTCGGATGGGTCTCGGCTCACCCGCACTTCATCAGGAAGATGGAGATCGCAAAGCAGGCCGTTGACCTCTGTGCGAACCCGTTTGGCCAGGTAATAGCCTGGAAATACGTTGAGGACGGCCACCTCGATAGGCACATCCCAAGGATCATCGAGTTCTACAGGCCGAGAAGGGATGCGATGCTCGAGGCCCTCGAGGAGTACATGCCAGAAGGAGTCAGGTGGACGAAGCCCGATGGAGGTATGTTCATCTGGGTGACCCTTCCGGAGGGCATCGACACCAAGCTCATGATGGAGAAGGCAGTTGCCAAGGGCGTTGCCTACGTCCCGGGTGAGGCTTTCTTCGCCCACAGGGATGTCAAGAACACAATGAGGCTCAACTTCACCTATGTCCCCGAGGATAAGATTCGCGAAGGAGTTAAAAGGCTTGCCGAGGTAATAGAGGATGAGATGAGGAGGCTCAAGTGA
- the purL gene encoding phosphoribosylformylglycinamidine synthase subunit PurL, producing the protein MFPHEEKLIRERLGREPNEVEKAMLEVMWSEHASYKSSRPFLKLLPTENEHVVLGPGEDAGIVEFDDETWIVVGIESHNHPSAIEPYGGAATGVGGIVRDILCMGARPMALLDPIRFGPLEKERNRYLLQGVVKGIADYGNRIGVPTVGGETEFDESLDNYTLVNVACVGIMRPEHLVHSYVEEAGLKLILVGNKTGRDGIHGVTFASEELSENAEEEDRSAVQIPDPFTEKLLIEATLETVYTGKVRALKDLGGGGLTCASSEMAGKKGFGAVIYADRVPLREPNMSPVEVMISESQERMLFAVREEDVEEIGKIFEKYGLEWTVVGEIINEPRYIVYWNGEKVADLPTELLTEVPTIQWEMKPYSPERGVKTPEIGFSEAFELVWSSPNVLSKRWVWEGYDHEVQGRTVVKPGRDAAVLKINERYGLAFVADGNPSHSHLNPYHGAMGAVAKVVRNLVSVGAEPLALVDNLNFASPERPEIYWSFAETVRGLADAARAFGLAYVSGNVSFYNEVVDRPIKPTPVVAGLGKVELEKIPGFGLKEGLLIGIVGVTKKELGGSELYTRLGLKGGIAPRVNLELEKANAEGILEAIRRGLVKAVHDVSKGGIAVALAEMAVWGNTGFTVDLSEVPAEMPNPVEVAFSESHGRYLVVFPEERLEELKTLFRHFAVIGRAGGSDAVFLWNGEEILRKPVSELKKVHESLPKLLGEEE; encoded by the coding sequence ATGTTCCCCCATGAGGAGAAGCTCATCCGCGAAAGGCTCGGGAGGGAGCCGAACGAAGTGGAAAAGGCGATGCTCGAAGTAATGTGGAGCGAACACGCCTCCTACAAGTCGAGCAGGCCGTTCCTTAAGCTTCTGCCAACGGAGAATGAGCACGTGGTTCTGGGCCCGGGAGAGGACGCTGGAATAGTGGAGTTCGACGATGAGACCTGGATAGTCGTCGGGATAGAGAGCCACAACCACCCCTCAGCCATTGAACCCTACGGCGGTGCCGCCACCGGTGTCGGCGGGATCGTCAGGGATATACTCTGCATGGGAGCTCGCCCGATGGCGCTCCTTGACCCCATACGCTTCGGGCCGCTTGAGAAGGAGAGAAACCGCTACCTCCTCCAGGGCGTCGTGAAGGGCATAGCGGACTACGGCAACAGGATAGGAGTTCCAACGGTCGGAGGCGAGACTGAATTCGATGAGAGCTTGGATAACTACACGCTCGTAAACGTTGCCTGCGTTGGGATAATGAGGCCGGAGCACCTTGTCCACAGCTACGTTGAGGAAGCGGGACTAAAACTCATCCTCGTCGGGAACAAGACTGGAAGAGACGGAATCCACGGTGTAACCTTCGCTAGTGAAGAACTGAGCGAGAACGCGGAGGAGGAAGACCGCTCCGCGGTGCAGATTCCTGACCCGTTCACGGAGAAGCTTTTGATTGAAGCGACGCTTGAGACCGTCTACACAGGGAAAGTTAGAGCGCTCAAAGACCTCGGCGGGGGCGGATTAACCTGCGCCTCCTCGGAGATGGCAGGGAAGAAGGGCTTTGGCGCTGTCATCTACGCCGACCGTGTCCCGTTAAGAGAGCCCAACATGAGCCCGGTTGAGGTCATGATATCCGAGAGTCAGGAGAGAATGCTCTTTGCAGTCAGGGAAGAGGACGTTGAAGAAATCGGGAAAATTTTCGAGAAGTACGGCCTCGAATGGACTGTTGTAGGAGAGATCATTAATGAGCCGCGCTACATCGTTTACTGGAACGGTGAGAAGGTCGCTGATCTCCCGACAGAACTCCTCACGGAAGTTCCAACCATTCAATGGGAGATGAAGCCTTACAGCCCTGAAAGGGGCGTCAAAACTCCAGAGATAGGCTTTTCGGAGGCCTTCGAGCTCGTCTGGAGCAGTCCGAACGTTCTGAGCAAGCGCTGGGTATGGGAGGGGTACGACCACGAGGTTCAGGGAAGGACGGTCGTGAAGCCCGGAAGGGACGCGGCCGTGCTCAAGATAAACGAGCGCTACGGGCTGGCCTTTGTGGCCGATGGCAACCCGAGCCACAGCCATCTGAACCCGTATCATGGAGCTATGGGGGCGGTTGCTAAAGTCGTCAGGAACCTCGTGAGCGTCGGTGCCGAGCCTTTAGCCCTGGTTGATAATCTCAACTTCGCTTCTCCAGAGAGGCCAGAGATTTACTGGAGCTTCGCCGAGACGGTTAGGGGACTGGCCGACGCGGCAAGAGCCTTCGGCTTAGCGTACGTCAGCGGAAACGTCAGCTTCTACAACGAGGTCGTTGACAGGCCCATAAAGCCGACTCCAGTGGTTGCCGGGCTTGGAAAGGTGGAGCTTGAGAAAATACCGGGCTTTGGTCTTAAAGAGGGACTCCTTATAGGGATCGTAGGAGTCACGAAAAAGGAACTCGGTGGCTCGGAGCTCTACACAAGGCTCGGTCTGAAAGGTGGAATTGCTCCGCGCGTAAACCTTGAGCTGGAAAAGGCGAACGCCGAGGGAATCCTTGAGGCGATCAGAAGGGGACTCGTGAAGGCCGTCCACGACGTTAGCAAGGGCGGAATAGCGGTGGCCCTGGCGGAGATGGCAGTTTGGGGCAACACAGGCTTCACTGTTGACCTCTCAGAAGTTCCTGCCGAGATGCCAAACCCAGTTGAAGTCGCCTTCAGCGAGAGCCACGGCCGCTATCTCGTAGTCTTCCCCGAGGAAAGACTTGAGGAGCTTAAGACGCTCTTCAGACACTTCGCGGTCATCGGCAGAGCCGGAGGAAGCGATGCTGTCTTTCTCTGGAATGGGGAAGAAATCCTCAGGAAGCCTGTCTCTGAGCTTAAGAAGGTTCACGAGTCCCTTCCGAAGCTCCTGGGTGAGGAGGAATGA
- the guaA gene encoding glutamine-hydrolyzing GMP synthase, producing MWENFIEEKVREIRETVGDGTAIIALSGGVDSSTAAVLAYRAIGDRLHAVFVNTGFMRKGEPEFVVKTFRDEFGLNLHYVDASERFFRELKGVTDPEEKRKIIGRVFIEVFEEIARDINAAFLIQGTIAPDWIESQGKIKSHHNVGGLPERLNLKLIEPLRDLYKDEVRELAKELGLPEKIYNRMPFPGPGLAVRVLGEVTPERVAIVREANAIVEEEIEKAGLKPWQAFAVLLGVKTVGVQGDIRAYKETVAVRVVESLDGMTANAMNVPWEVLQRIAFRITSEIPGVGRLLYDITNKPPATIEFE from the coding sequence ATGTGGGAGAACTTCATCGAGGAGAAGGTTAGGGAGATAAGGGAGACGGTCGGTGATGGAACGGCCATCATTGCGCTCTCCGGCGGCGTTGATAGCTCAACTGCCGCGGTTCTGGCGTACAGGGCCATAGGGGACAGACTGCACGCGGTATTTGTGAACACGGGCTTCATGCGCAAAGGTGAACCTGAGTTCGTGGTCAAGACTTTCCGCGACGAGTTCGGGCTGAACCTTCACTACGTGGATGCCAGCGAGCGCTTTTTTAGAGAGCTCAAGGGCGTGACCGACCCAGAGGAGAAGAGGAAGATAATCGGCAGGGTCTTCATAGAGGTCTTCGAGGAGATCGCGAGGGATATAAACGCCGCCTTCCTGATCCAGGGTACGATAGCCCCTGACTGGATAGAGAGCCAGGGTAAGATAAAGAGCCACCACAACGTTGGTGGACTTCCCGAAAGGCTCAACCTCAAGCTGATTGAACCTTTGAGGGACCTCTATAAGGACGAGGTCAGGGAGCTGGCGAAGGAGCTAGGCCTTCCAGAAAAGATATACAACCGCATGCCCTTCCCTGGGCCGGGGCTGGCCGTTAGGGTTCTCGGAGAGGTGACACCCGAGAGGGTCGCAATCGTCAGGGAGGCAAACGCTATAGTTGAAGAAGAGATAGAGAAAGCGGGGCTTAAGCCCTGGCAGGCCTTCGCGGTTCTGCTCGGCGTTAAGACAGTCGGCGTTCAGGGCGACATAAGGGCCTACAAGGAGACGGTAGCGGTTCGCGTTGTTGAGAGCCTCGACGGCATGACTGCCAACGCGATGAACGTCCCGTGGGAGGTACTTCAGAGGATAGCCTTCAGGATAACAAGCGAGATTCCAGGGGTTGGGAGGTTGCTCTACGACATCACCAACAAGCCGCCGGCAACGATAGAGTTCGAGTGA
- a CDS encoding SPL family radical SAM protein encodes MYIRPFDPWKSPLCTCPFKYTLNPYTGCDHACVYCYITSYIPNAFRVRTKEGLLPKLEKELRKLDKNAIVALSYSSDPYPTVERELGITKKVLELFRRYNVRCLLLTKSNIFERDIDILSELRCAVGVTVTTVDEKKAKLLEPNAPSPKRRVKALKKAKDAGIPVYARIDPIIPYYTWKDFDETLDALSFVSHITVSTLKLRPDSKKRMFAKFPGLMEKLWPLYERGERIGGYYYLPKDIRMPILREAEKKITEKGITFGSCREGYRSFPTCDGSHLVP; translated from the coding sequence ATGTACATAAGGCCATTCGACCCCTGGAAAAGTCCCCTCTGCACCTGCCCCTTCAAGTACACCCTCAACCCCTACACCGGATGCGACCACGCCTGCGTTTACTGCTACATAACCAGCTACATCCCAAACGCCTTCCGCGTGAGAACTAAAGAAGGTCTTCTCCCCAAGCTTGAAAAGGAGCTTAGAAAGCTCGACAAAAACGCAATAGTGGCGCTTTCATATTCTTCCGATCCATATCCAACGGTGGAACGGGAGCTTGGAATTACCAAAAAGGTTCTTGAGCTTTTCAGAAGGTACAACGTCCGTTGCCTCCTTTTGACGAAGTCCAACATCTTCGAGAGGGATATAGACATCCTGAGCGAGCTGAGGTGTGCTGTCGGAGTAACTGTAACGACTGTGGACGAGAAGAAGGCAAAGCTCCTTGAACCTAACGCTCCATCTCCAAAGAGAAGGGTAAAGGCACTGAAAAAGGCGAAAGACGCTGGTATTCCGGTCTATGCCCGGATAGACCCGATAATTCCCTACTACACGTGGAAAGACTTCGACGAGACGCTTGATGCGCTCTCCTTTGTGAGCCACATAACTGTCTCCACCCTCAAGCTCCGGCCCGACTCAAAAAAGAGGATGTTCGCAAAGTTCCCGGGGCTTATGGAAAAGCTGTGGCCGCTTTACGAGAGGGGAGAGAGAATAGGGGGCTACTACTACCTCCCAAAGGACATCAGAATGCCCATCCTGAGGGAAGCCGAAAAGAAGATAACCGAGAAGGGAATCACGTTTGGTTCGTGTCGGGAAGGCTATCGGTCGTTTCCAACGTGCGATGGGTCTCATCTTGTTCCATAG
- a CDS encoding gamma-glutamyl-gamma-aminobutyrate hydrolase family protein, with protein MRPIIAIIGTSRDGYTLANTYHFRRVLEAGGLPVLFSPEGDPEDVIEVADGILLVEGPDIHPRFYGEDPSPNLRDVDVTKDEFEIALVKLAIEGEIPILGVGRGMQIINVALGGTLYQDVYEIPKAIKHDWEIGRVRPDQKLHTVRVKTDSKLYNILKDVLVIEGTNDAWTWVNSFHHQAVKRVGEGLRQVAFSVDGLIEGIESTDESFVIGVQWQPEYLDEMKVLYEALVKAALGHQERKHEIELIRLEEEAKKRLAQETMEQDETHRTLETTDSLPDTNQT; from the coding sequence ATGCGTCCAATCATAGCCATAATCGGCACCTCCAGAGATGGATACACCCTCGCGAATACATATCACTTCCGGAGGGTTCTTGAGGCTGGAGGTCTTCCAGTGCTCTTCAGTCCCGAAGGCGATCCGGAGGATGTTATAGAGGTCGCGGACGGCATACTCCTCGTTGAGGGTCCTGACATCCACCCTCGGTTCTACGGCGAGGACCCTTCACCCAACCTTAGGGATGTGGACGTTACCAAGGACGAGTTCGAAATAGCCCTTGTCAAACTGGCGATCGAGGGGGAAATCCCGATTCTCGGCGTGGGGAGGGGAATGCAGATAATAAACGTCGCCCTTGGAGGGACGCTGTACCAGGACGTATACGAAATCCCAAAGGCCATAAAGCACGACTGGGAGATCGGCAGGGTCAGGCCCGACCAGAAGCTACACACGGTAAGGGTGAAAACGGACTCAAAGCTCTACAACATTCTCAAAGACGTCCTGGTCATCGAGGGCACGAACGATGCCTGGACCTGGGTAAACAGCTTCCACCACCAGGCCGTTAAGAGGGTCGGCGAGGGCCTCAGACAGGTTGCTTTTTCCGTCGATGGTCTGATAGAGGGCATTGAGTCCACAGACGAGAGCTTCGTTATCGGCGTACAGTGGCAGCCCGAGTATTTGGACGAGATGAAAGTCCTGTATGAGGCGCTGGTGAAGGCGGCTCTCGGTCATCAGGAGAGGAAGCACGAGATTGAGCTGATCCGGCTGGAAGAAGAGGCAAAGAAGAGGCTTGCCCAGGAAACTATGGAACAAGATGAGACCCATCGCACGTTGGAAACGACCGATAGCCTTCCCGACACGAACCAAACGTGA
- a CDS encoding formate--phosphoribosylaminoimidazolecarboxamide ligase: MRVATYASHSALQILKGAKDEGFETVAFGPSRVKPLYTKYFPVADHFIEGAYPEEELLELEAVVIPTGSFVAHIGVELVEKMRVPYYGNKAVLRWESDRSLERQWLEKAGLRLPRIYEDPDEIDGPVIVKPFGARGGRGYFLASSPEDFWKKAERLGVRKKEDLSKVQIQEYVIGVPVYPHYFYSKLNGKLELMSVDRRYESNADAIGRIPAREQAELGITTDYTVIGNIPVVLRESLLMDILETGERVVKAAEELMGGLWGPFCLEGVFTPDMEFVVFEISARIVAGTNPFVHGSPYTWLKYDFPVSTGRRIAMELKQGLEEDRLEKILT; the protein is encoded by the coding sequence ATGAGGGTAGCAACATACGCCTCCCACTCCGCACTTCAAATTTTGAAAGGCGCTAAGGACGAGGGGTTCGAGACGGTTGCCTTCGGCCCTTCCAGGGTTAAGCCACTCTACACCAAGTACTTCCCTGTGGCGGATCACTTCATCGAGGGTGCCTACCCGGAAGAGGAGCTGCTCGAGCTCGAAGCGGTCGTAATCCCAACGGGTTCATTTGTGGCCCACATTGGCGTCGAGCTGGTTGAAAAGATGAGAGTTCCCTACTACGGCAACAAAGCCGTGCTGAGGTGGGAGAGCGACCGCTCCCTCGAAAGGCAGTGGCTGGAAAAAGCCGGACTAAGGCTCCCGAGGATTTACGAAGACCCTGACGAGATAGACGGACCCGTCATCGTCAAGCCCTTCGGCGCTAGAGGGGGGAGGGGATACTTCCTGGCCAGCTCTCCTGAGGACTTCTGGAAAAAGGCCGAGAGGCTCGGCGTCAGGAAGAAGGAAGACCTTTCAAAAGTCCAGATACAGGAGTACGTCATTGGAGTGCCAGTTTACCCGCACTACTTCTACTCAAAGCTCAACGGCAAGCTTGAGCTGATGAGCGTTGACAGGCGCTACGAGTCCAACGCGGATGCGATAGGGAGGATTCCGGCGAGGGAGCAGGCTGAGCTTGGAATCACCACGGATTACACCGTTATCGGTAACATCCCGGTCGTCCTCAGGGAGAGCCTCCTTATGGACATCCTCGAGACCGGTGAGAGAGTCGTGAAGGCTGCGGAAGAACTCATGGGCGGCCTCTGGGGCCCCTTCTGCCTTGAGGGGGTCTTCACGCCGGACATGGAGTTCGTGGTCTTCGAGATATCTGCGAGGATAGTCGCTGGAACAAACCCCTTCGTGCACGGCTCTCCGTACACATGGCTTAAGTACGACTTTCCGGTCAGCACCGGCAGGAGGATAGCGATGGAGCTGAAGCAGGGCCTGGAAGAAGACAGGCTGGAGAAAATCCTTACGTGA
- a CDS encoding GMP synthase subunit A produces MIVIMDNGGQYVHRIWRTLRYLGVEAKIIPNTTPLEEIKTMKPKGIIFSGGPDISRTGNCSAILEHYDEFNVPILGICLGHQLIAKHFGGKVGRGEKAEYSLVEIEILDEDDLFKGLPRKLRVWESHMDEVKELPPGFKLLAKSETCPVEAMKHERLPIYGVQFHPEVAHTEHGAEVYRNFAELCGEL; encoded by the coding sequence ATGATAGTCATAATGGACAATGGAGGTCAGTACGTCCACAGGATTTGGAGGACTCTCCGCTACCTCGGCGTCGAGGCGAAGATAATCCCGAATACAACACCGCTCGAGGAGATCAAGACGATGAAGCCGAAGGGGATAATCTTCTCCGGAGGCCCGGACATCAGCAGAACGGGAAACTGCTCTGCAATCCTGGAGCACTACGACGAGTTCAACGTTCCAATACTCGGCATCTGTCTCGGACACCAACTCATAGCGAAGCACTTCGGCGGAAAGGTCGGGAGGGGGGAGAAGGCCGAGTACAGCCTCGTCGAGATAGAGATACTCGATGAGGACGACCTTTTCAAGGGGCTTCCGAGGAAGCTGAGGGTCTGGGAGAGCCACATGGACGAGGTTAAGGAACTTCCTCCAGGTTTCAAGCTCTTAGCTAAGAGCGAGACCTGTCCCGTCGAGGCAATGAAGCACGAAAGGCTTCCTATCTACGGCGTCCAGTTCCATCCGGAGGTTGCCCACACCGAACACGGAGCTGAGGTCTACCGCAACTTCGCGGAGCTGTGTGGGGAGCTTTAG
- the guaB gene encoding IMP dehydrogenase, whose protein sequence is MGRFEQKLVNALKGYTFDDVLLIPQATEVEPKDVDVSTRITPNVRLNIPILSAAMDTVTEWEMAVAMAREGGLGVIHRNMSIEEQVEQVKRVKRAECFIVEEVISIKPDESLDYALFLMERNGVDGLPVVDDDGKVVGVITKKDIAAKQGSKVSEVMTGEVITVPETITAEEAVKIMFDRRIDRLPVVDGEGRLVGIITMSDLAKRRKYRNAVRDENGDLLVAAAVGPFDLERAKALDRAGADVVVVDTAHAHNLKAIKAMKEIRNAVDADLIVGNIANPKAVDDLTFADAVKVGIGPGSICTTRVVAGVGVPQITAIALVADKAQEYGLHVIADGGIRYSGDIVKAIAAGADAVMLGSLLAGTKEAPGKEVVMNGRRYKQYRGMGSLGAMMKGGAERYYQKGHMKTKKFVPEGVEGVVPYKGPVGEVLYQLIGGLRAGMGYVGARNIPELKEKSEFVIITHAGYIESHPHDIVITNEAPNYPLGK, encoded by the coding sequence ATGGGCAGATTTGAACAAAAACTTGTCAATGCCCTTAAGGGGTACACCTTCGACGACGTTCTCCTGATACCGCAGGCGACCGAAGTCGAGCCGAAGGACGTGGACGTTTCTACGCGGATAACGCCCAATGTGAGGCTTAACATCCCGATTCTCAGCGCGGCAATGGACACGGTTACAGAGTGGGAGATGGCCGTTGCGATGGCAAGGGAAGGCGGCCTGGGGGTAATCCACAGGAACATGAGCATCGAGGAGCAGGTCGAGCAGGTGAAGAGGGTCAAGAGGGCCGAGTGTTTCATCGTGGAAGAAGTCATAAGCATAAAGCCAGATGAGAGCCTCGACTACGCGCTGTTCCTCATGGAGCGCAACGGCGTCGACGGTTTGCCGGTCGTTGACGATGATGGAAAGGTCGTTGGGGTGATCACCAAGAAGGACATAGCGGCGAAGCAGGGCTCGAAGGTCAGTGAGGTCATGACTGGAGAAGTCATAACCGTGCCCGAGACGATAACGGCGGAAGAGGCAGTAAAAATAATGTTCGACCGCAGGATAGACAGGCTTCCGGTGGTGGACGGCGAGGGGAGGCTCGTTGGCATCATAACGATGAGCGATCTAGCCAAGAGGAGAAAGTACAGGAACGCGGTTAGGGATGAAAACGGCGACCTCTTGGTTGCGGCAGCAGTCGGTCCCTTCGACCTTGAGAGGGCAAAGGCCCTCGACAGGGCTGGAGCTGACGTTGTAGTCGTTGACACTGCCCACGCCCACAACCTCAAGGCGATAAAGGCGATGAAGGAAATACGGAACGCCGTCGATGCCGACCTCATAGTGGGAAACATCGCCAACCCGAAGGCCGTTGATGATCTAACGTTTGCTGATGCCGTTAAGGTCGGAATTGGTCCGGGAAGCATCTGCACGACGAGGGTAGTTGCTGGAGTTGGCGTTCCTCAGATTACTGCCATAGCGCTCGTAGCTGACAAAGCTCAGGAGTACGGGCTCCACGTGATAGCTGACGGCGGGATACGCTATTCTGGGGACATAGTGAAGGCTATAGCCGCTGGTGCCGACGCCGTCATGCTCGGTTCCCTGCTTGCCGGAACGAAGGAAGCACCTGGTAAAGAAGTCGTAATGAACGGGAGGAGATACAAGCAGTACCGCGGAATGGGCTCGCTCGGGGCAATGATGAAGGGCGGAGCGGAGCGCTACTACCAGAAGGGCCACATGAAGACGAAGAAGTTCGTGCCCGAGGGAGTTGAGGGAGTAGTCCCGTACAAGGGACCCGTCGGAGAAGTCCTCTACCAGCTCATAGGAGGCCTCAGAGCGGGAATGGGGTACGTGGGAGCAAGGAACATTCCCGAGCTGAAGGAGAAAAGCGAGTTCGTGATCATAACCCACGCTGGCTACATCGAGAGCCACCCGCACGACATAGTGATAACAAACGAGGCACCGAACTACCCGCTCGGGAAGTGA
- a CDS encoding DUF835 domain-containing protein yields MDSYLVAAAFDAGIKLAAGGMLLFFSHQRHRKAAYYWGLSWIIYAYAIIGDLGVHPEIAAVLLGVFSSLVLQGVLRVKEDVSISQDYIRALSWGPAAIGVYTAILFLSLEKTPETAVMGIVYGASGVFLGIGGLILYRMREFYEQDTAYLGLSLSIYGVYQMLYPIFWRGDLRFWGLFISLVLTVVTALFMVQLSLGEVFEIKEPETKVEVQPGVHIMDPAHFEDFKKQFREYPVLAFVRNIDIPDNWKAYRITNLGGHGNVSPTNLPRITETVVNYIRSLENSDLKPVVVLEGIEYLKIYNDFRALAKFLTSLRDYVAVSNGTLVLVLEKDAWEEREMKTLERLLT; encoded by the coding sequence GTGGACTCCTACCTGGTAGCGGCTGCATTTGACGCGGGAATAAAGCTGGCTGCTGGAGGGATGCTCCTCTTCTTCTCCCACCAGCGGCACAGAAAGGCCGCCTACTACTGGGGTCTAAGCTGGATAATCTACGCTTACGCCATAATAGGTGATTTAGGAGTTCATCCCGAAATAGCGGCAGTTCTGCTCGGCGTCTTCTCGTCCCTGGTCCTTCAGGGAGTTTTAAGGGTAAAAGAAGATGTCTCAATATCTCAGGACTACATTCGGGCTCTTTCATGGGGACCAGCCGCTATTGGGGTGTACACCGCGATTCTCTTTCTCTCCCTCGAAAAAACTCCTGAAACAGCGGTCATGGGGATCGTTTACGGGGCCTCTGGTGTCTTTCTGGGTATTGGCGGGCTTATACTCTACCGGATGAGGGAATTTTATGAGCAGGATACCGCATACCTTGGTCTGTCACTGAGCATATACGGGGTATACCAAATGTTGTATCCAATATTTTGGAGGGGGGACCTTAGGTTCTGGGGGCTGTTTATTAGCCTGGTTCTGACTGTCGTTACGGCCCTCTTCATGGTTCAGCTCTCACTCGGCGAGGTCTTTGAGATTAAAGAGCCAGAAACGAAGGTAGAAGTCCAGCCAGGAGTTCACATAATGGATCCAGCACATTTTGAAGACTTCAAAAAGCAGTTTAGGGAATATCCTGTTCTAGCTTTTGTACGGAACATTGATATACCCGATAATTGGAAGGCCTACAGAATAACGAACCTCGGCGGCCACGGGAACGTTTCCCCAACCAACCTCCCGAGGATCACTGAGACTGTGGTGAACTACATCCGCTCCCTCGAAAACTCTGACCTGAAGCCGGTCGTCGTCCTCGAAGGGATTGAGTACCTCAAGATCTACAACGATTTTAGGGCCTTGGCAAAGTTCTTGACTTCCCTGCGGGACTACGTTGCCGTAAGCAACGGGACGCTTGTGCTCGTTCTAGAAAAAGACGCCTGGGAAGAAAGAGAAATGAAAACCCTAGAAAGACTCCTCACGTAA
- a CDS encoding OsmC family protein, producing the protein MVKGAVKWVPGKEFQFIGRMEDDKCSVILGDGGISPMKLLLLSVAGCTAYDVVMILQKMREPIKGLEVEISGERRDEHPRIYTRVHIHYKIYGNVKEEKARRAIELSQDKYCSASAHVKLSGAELTYSLEIVPDDE; encoded by the coding sequence ATGGTCAAAGGGGCAGTAAAGTGGGTGCCAGGTAAAGAGTTTCAGTTCATCGGGAGGATGGAAGACGATAAGTGCTCCGTCATCTTAGGTGATGGCGGCATAAGCCCGATGAAGCTTCTCCTTCTCAGCGTGGCCGGGTGCACCGCGTACGACGTCGTCATGATCCTCCAGAAGATGAGGGAGCCGATAAAGGGGCTGGAAGTTGAGATTTCCGGGGAGAGACGCGACGAGCACCCGCGCATCTACACCAGAGTTCACATCCACTACAAGATATACGGAAACGTTAAAGAGGAGAAGGCTAGAAGGGCCATCGAACTCAGCCAGGATAAATACTGTTCCGCCTCTGCACACGTAAAGCTCAGCGGTGCCGAGCTTACATACTCCCTTGAGATAGTCCCGGATGATGAGTAA